One Candidatus Cloacimonadota bacterium genomic window, CTCGATGTTGTTTTTCACAGCATCAGCCTTTTCATCTTCAGGCAGTTCGTCGGTGTTGACCCCCAGAACGATCTGGGTGCCGCCCTTGAGGTCCAAGCCGAGGTTCAGTCTCTGTTTTATCGGCCAACTGATGCCCTCGGGGACCACCAGCGGAGACAGGAAGACCAGTGTCACCAATACGAAGATCAGTATGGACACGGGTGTCAACCAGGAGTACTTTTTCATTGATCTATGCTCCCTAATACAATAATAGGCTGGTTTCTGCGCGGCTGCACCACGGGTTTGAGGGCTCAGCCTCCCTGTCGTGGCCGCGCTGATACCTTTTTTAGACGTTTCAAACCAAACATCTGAGTCCGGTTAAAACGTCAAGACTTTTGTTCAAAACTGACTTTTGCGGCTCCGCCCTGGGCGGCTTGATCAATCGCCATCCGGGCAGGGCAGCTTGACCAGATCCAGGTACCTTGCCCTGCCCGTTGATTTTTTTTGGGCTCACTTCCAAACCGGGAGGGTAAAGCCTGGAGGCGACAGCAATGCTTACCCACCGCCATGTCCTGTCAGCCACGCCTTGAGCGCTCGCTTCCATTCCCCTCCCACGCTCCCCGCCTGATCATCGCATCAAACGCGGCTATTAGGCGGGAGGCGCGTCCGGGCCCCGGGAAATGGCCTTAATGGCCAAAGGGGCACCACTTCGCTCCTCCGCAGGGGACAGGTGGCAAAAAGGCGATGCCTGTGGTGGTCCAGATTGAAATCAGCACGGACACAAGGTCACTGCCGGAAATGCTGCGCCGGAAGCGAAGGTTATCTCTTCCTGGTCAGGCTCCCCGCCATGGTTTTCACGATATCTCTGGCAGTTTCGTTGAGCGACCTCGTTTTGAAAGAGAGTTCCGCCACGGCCTTGGCGTTTGAATAAAGGCTGTTGTTGGAGATCGTATGCAGCGAATAGAGAGTGAAAAACGGTGCTTTGCGGGCCAGTTTGTAGTATAGCTCCGCGCAGGGGGCCACTGCCTTGGCGACCCAGAGCGGCAGATGGATCCGGGGTTTGGGGCGTCCGCTGCACTCGGCCAGCTCGTCCAGCAGTTCACCCATGCCGATCCATCGGTTGGAAAGAATGTAGCACTCGCCGGCCTTGCCCTTGTCCGCTGCCGCAATGATCCCAGACGCCACGTCCCGCACGTCCACAAAATCGTATCCGCCCTTGATCACGGCGCGGAAGCTGCCTTTCAGAAAAGCGCTGATCATCTGGGCGATGTTCCCTGATTGCTGGGCGTTTGGCCCAATGATCCCGGAAGGATGCACCACCAGGGCGTCCAAGCCGGATCTGGCTGCCTCGAGGACCTGCTGGGTGGCCAGGGCTTTGGTTTTGGCATAGTAACCTATAACCCGGTCGGGACTGAAAAAGGAAACCTCCCGCATAACCTGCCCCCGCGGCAGCAGCGGAATGGCATGCACGGAACTCACATAGACAAGCCTGCGAACATCGTGTTTGCGGCAGGTGGCAATCACGTTGGCCGTGCCTTCCACATTCACGGCGTAAACCCGGGGATCCTTTCCCAGACTGATCGTGATGAGCCCCGCGCAGTGGATCAAAGTGAACTCCGCCGGTTCGTCGGATTCGAACAGCTGGTCCAGGGTTTGGGGATAACGCACGTCGCCTGCGAAACGGGTAAGCAGATGGCGGTTGTGGTCAACGTAGGATGGCACCTTCTCCCAGGGCAGCACAAAAGCGCGAACTTCCTCGCTGCGGTCCAGCAACTCCTTCACCACGTGGCTGCCCAAATGACCTGCCGCACCCGTAACGACATAAATGTGTTTCATTGTTCAATTCTCCCGTCTCCCGTCAAACGCCGGGCAACAACCCAAGCCTTGCGCCAAGGTTCAGAAAGTGCCTTAAAACAGCGATCAGGACACCTGGCTCCAAATAACCCCGGCCGGAATTCCCTGTCAATGAAAATGTGCTGCCAATGTCCGTTTCATTATGGAAGCCGGGATAAGGTTTCAGAAAAAAACGGGGTTGATCACTCAACCCCATATTCTGAGCAGTTAACTGATTGTTCAATCCGGGTCGTCAACTATCGGTTCGGAATTTTTGCGGGTGGAGCTTGAGGGTTTTTGATCTTGCGGCGGAGTGGTGTTTCCTTGTGGCACAGTGGATTGGGGGTAGCTGGGAAGGGGGTTGTAGTTTATCTCCTGGTCTGGTTTGCAGGTTTTGCAGGGTTCATAACCTTCCTCGATGGCATTGGCTATCGAAATCGGGATCTTGGAGCGCAGGCGGAGATGGCGGCATCCTTCCAGATGGTACTTATCGCCGGACTTGGTCACATAGACCGTTTGGTTTTGCCCGGTGACGTTGCTGAGCAGGTTTTCAGTGGTGAGAAGCTGGCCCGTGGGCGATGTGAACTGGTTGGGGGTGCCCAACCCGTTTATTCCCAGATAGCCCAATCCGGCCAATAACACAGCCCCTATCACGCCACCGATGGCGGTCTTTTGTTTCTTGTTGATGGCCATTTTTCCTCCCGGGAAAATGTATTTGTTTCCTTTTACCAATATGGCGGATAATAGTCAAGCAGAATCTTCAGCTCAGCTTCTGATGGACAAAAATATCAAGCTTTGGAATGACGCTTGCATGCCTTTAACCGTAAATAAATCTAAACAAGTTGGCGGATATGAAGCATCTACTTTTAACCCTGATCCTGGTGGCAGGCCTTGCGGCCCTCGCCGCAGATGTGGTTTATTCTTACACTTTGAACGAGCCTGAACTCACGACCTCCACAGAATACAGTCATCTGAAACTGGATGGAGCGCAGAGTTGGGGAACTCCCGGCAGCCCGGACCTGCCGTGGTTTGGCACCAAGATCCTGCTCCCCGCGGGTGAAGAAGCCGTGGACATCCAGGTGGAGCTTAGCTCCCCCCAGACTCTGGCCCTCACTTTTCCGGTGGCCCCGCTGCAGCCGCAATACCCGCTGTCCAGCCCGGTGATCCATCCCAGACAGGCCCCGGACCAAACCATTTACGGAAGCGCCAACCCCTATCCGGCCACCCCGCACAATGGCCTCAACACCCAGTTCCTGGCTGGTCATCCAGTCAATTTCAGCGCGATTTGCCCTTTCAGCTACGATCCCCTGAACAACGAACTGATCTTTTACCGCCAGCTGAGCCTGCGGGTGAAAACCACAACCACAGCACGCGCCGCGGCTTCTTTGCAGCTTTTGAAGCAGGACTTTGCCACCTTCGGGTATCTGCTGAAAGCAGTGGACAACGCTGACGCGCTGCCCCGTTATGACCACCGCACCACCGGCTGGGATTACCTCGTGATATACGATGAAGCCAAACTGGCCCAGTGGCAGCCCTTCCAAACCCTGTATGAAGAACGCGGCCAGAACGTGCTGTTGAAATCCGTGCAGGAGATCACCTCGCAAACTGCCGGGGCCGACACCCAGGAAAAGATCCGCAACTATATAATTGACATCTACAACACCAATCCCCTGAAGCACGTTCTGCTGGCCGGGGATACCGACGTGATACCCCATCGCGGCTTCTATGTGAACATGGGCAGCGGCAGCCAGGTGGATAACGACATCCCCGCGGACATGTATTACAGCTGCCTAGACGGAAACTGGAACAACGACGGCGACAGCTACTGGGGCGAACACATGGAAACCGACCTGGTGCCGGAACTTTCCCTCGGCCGCGTTTGCTACAATTCCGATGCCGAGATCGCCAATTTCATCACCAAAACCCAGCACTACCTCAATGAGCCTGTGATCTCCGAAGCCACCACAGCCCTCTTTGTGGGCGAATGGCTCTGGGACGGTCCCACCTGGGGCGGCGACTACATGGACGAAATGATAGGCGGCAGTTCCGCCAACGGCTACACCACCGTGGGAGTGCCCACTTCCTGGAACATCAGCACCATGTATGACCGCACCTACGGCGCAGCTGAATCCTGGACCGGGAGCCAGCTCCGGCCTTTGCTAAGCAACGGTCCCAACCTCGTGAACCACCTCGGCCATTCCGCCACCACCTATACCATGAGGATGTCCAATAA contains:
- a CDS encoding NAD-dependent epimerase/dehydratase family protein, which gives rise to MKHIYVVTGAAGHLGSHVVKELLDRSEEVRAFVLPWEKVPSYVDHNRHLLTRFAGDVRYPQTLDQLFESDEPAEFTLIHCAGLITISLGKDPRVYAVNVEGTANVIATCRKHDVRRLVYVSSVHAIPLLPRGQVMREVSFFSPDRVIGYYAKTKALATQQVLEAARSGLDALVVHPSGIIGPNAQQSGNIAQMISAFLKGSFRAVIKGGYDFVDVRDVASGIIAAADKGKAGECYILSNRWIGMGELLDELAECSGRPKPRIHLPLWVAKAVAPCAELYYKLARKAPFFTLYSLHTISNNSLYSNAKAVAELSFKTRSLNETARDIVKTMAGSLTRKR